One window of Bifidobacterium pseudocatenulatum DSM 20438 = JCM 1200 = LMG 10505 genomic DNA carries:
- a CDS encoding ATP-binding cassette domain-containing protein, which translates to MRVAVEGLAHRFEGTDLLFENLSFVAEPGVTIAICGPSGCGKSTLLSILAGWEQPYAGTVTREGVDRVGWMFQNPYGVAERTALDHVVFPLLAKGMSRREAEPKALEAMELFDLEYAADRRFCALSGGEAQRLMLARAVCSRPNMLLVDEPTAQLDTRTSHSVSHVLGNLAGQGMIVLVATHDPDTRDACDRVIDLADYAPQVGGSTAQPANIAVH; encoded by the coding sequence ATGCGCGTTGCGGTTGAGGGGTTGGCTCATCGATTTGAGGGAACCGATCTGCTGTTCGAGAATTTGAGTTTCGTGGCCGAACCTGGTGTGACCATTGCGATATGCGGTCCGTCGGGATGCGGCAAGTCAACATTGCTGTCGATTCTTGCAGGATGGGAGCAGCCTTACGCTGGCACGGTGACGCGAGAAGGTGTGGATCGTGTTGGATGGATGTTTCAGAATCCGTATGGTGTTGCGGAACGCACAGCGCTCGACCATGTGGTGTTTCCACTGCTCGCCAAGGGAATGAGCCGCCGCGAAGCGGAACCAAAGGCTTTGGAAGCGATGGAACTGTTCGATCTGGAATATGCGGCAGACAGGCGTTTCTGCGCTTTGTCCGGAGGCGAGGCGCAGCGTCTTATGCTCGCGCGTGCGGTATGTTCCAGGCCGAACATGCTGCTGGTCGACGAGCCGACCGCCCAGTTGGATACGCGTACATCACATTCCGTAAGCCATGTGCTCGGCAATCTGGCCGGTCAAGGCATGATCGTGCTGGTGGCAACCCATGATCCGGACACGCGGGACGCCTGCGATCGCGTAATCGATCTAGCCGACTACGCTCCGCAAGTCGGCGGGTCCACTGCCCAGCCCGCCAACATCGCAGTCCACTAA